In the genome of Deltaproteobacteria bacterium, the window ATACTTTAGAAGTATCCCTGTCTGCATACCCATTACCTCATATAATGCTGCCATTGCCCTTCCCTCAGGGTGGTGTGCAATAATAAGGTCAATAGCCATACCCTTTCCCCTTAATCTGTCAGCAAGGAGAACCTCACCAACCTCCATGTCAATCCCTACAAACGCTGTTTTTACATCCCTGTCCGTCCCGCCATAGAGGATTCTGGTATCAGCATACGGGTTTGTAAGCCGTTCCATGTCAAAATATTTCCTTTTTGACTCTTTTAATTCCTCAAATTCCTTTTTAGCATTCTCAAGTTCTTTTAAAACCTCTTCCTTGCCCCTTGGGTCAAGTTCAATCCCCCGTTTTACAGCCCTTTCGTAAATCTCTCCTATCTTCAAAGCAACCTCCTTATTGCATCTAATTACTATTACTATTGGCACTTACTTTAATTGGTTAATCTCACTCTCCTCTGTTGTTAGGTCGTAGAGTTTATAGACCATTTTATCAATCTCATACTCAAGGGCGGAGGTGTCTAAAAAATTAGAAGCGTCCCGAAACTTTTGCATGGGGCTTGACATAGGGATATAAAAAGCATAGGTTCATCCTAACATAGAGAGAAACAAAGGAGGTGAACCTATGGAGTTTGAGATAGAACTCACACTCAAGGTAAGTATAAAAGACCTTGAGACCAATGTCAATGAGATAGTCAGATTTTAAAAAAAATAAACTTGCAATATTCTGGCAAAGCCTGTAAATTTTGAAGTGTTGCGAGGGTGGCGGAACTGGCAGACGCGCTGGACTTAGGATCCAGTGGGCAACCATGGGGGTTCAACTCCCCCCTCTCGCACCAAAATAAAAAAGACTTTAGACATAGGAGAACCATGAAGGTATCTATTGAGGATTTAAGTTCGGTCAAGAAAAAGATTGTAGTAGAGATTCCATCAGAAGATGTAAAAAGGGCAGTTGATGATGAATATAAATATCTTCAGAAAAATGCCAATATACACGGTTTTAGGAAAGGGAAGGTGCCAATAGAGGTCATTAAGAGGCATTATGGAGAGCATATAAGAACAGAGGTTACATCCAAACTTATAGACGATTCTTATCCTAATATAGTAATAGAAAACAAGATACAGGTCGCAGCCCGACCAGAGATAGAAAATATAGGTGAGATAAAAGACGGGGCATCTTTAACATATACAGCAATAGTTGAGGTAAGACCTGATGTTAAGATAGAAGGCTATAAAGATATAAAAATTAAAAAGGAAGATGTGCCTGTATCGGATAAGGAGATTGATGATACGATAAATATTTTAAGGGAAAGACACGCTGTATTTAAGGATATAGAAGGCCATAATGAGGCAAAGGATGGGCATCTTGTTTCAGTAGATTTCAGCGGCACAATTGATGATAAACCAATAGATGGCGCTGATGCCAAAGACTATTCCTTTGTAATCGGCTCTGCAACACTGCTAAAAGATTTAGAGGATGCCGTAGTCGGGATGAAAAAAAGCGATGCGAGGGATGTAGATGTAAAATTCCCGGAAGAATACAAAAATAAAGAGATTGCAGGAAAGACCGGTAGATTTAAGGTTTTATTAAAAGATATTAAGGAGAAGATACTCCCTGATTTGAATGATGAATTTGCAAAGGATGCTGATTGTGAAAACATGGAACAGTTAAAGGAAAGGATGAAAATAGATTTAGCCCGATATAAAGAAAAAACCGAAGAGGAGAGGATAAGAAAAGAGGTAATGAAAGAACTTATTGACAAGAATAAGTTTGAAATCCCGCGGTCCCTTGTAGAGCATTATTACCGCTATCTTATCGCACAGGCTGCTGAAAGGCTCAAAAAGGGTATTATTTCAAAAGAAGATATGGGACTTTCTGTTAATGAGTTTAATGAAAAATATACTAAACTGTCAGAGGACCTTGTCCGGCAGGACATTATTGTGGATTCCATAGCAAAAGATGAAGGTCTGGATGTTTCAGGTGATGAGGTGGATGCAAGGATAAAGGAACTCGCTGACAGTGCAAAAGAACCCATTCAAGCATTTAAGGCAAAGATAGAAGAGGAAGGCGGGCTGAATTATATAAAAGAGAGCCTGCTGGAAAATAAGGTGTTTGATTTGATATTATCAGGTGCAAAATAATTTTTGACTTTTTGATTATGGAGGGTGAACATGACTCTTATACCAATGGTTATAGAGCAGACAGGCAGGGGAGAAAGGGCTTATGATATCTATTCAAGGCTCCTTAAAGAAAGGATAATATTTCTTGGCACAGCAATTGATGACGACCTTGCAAACCTTATTATTGCCCAGTTCCTCTTTCTTGAGTCAGAAGACCCTGAAAAGGATATAAATCTATACATAAACTCACCCGGCGGGATTGTCAGTGCAGGACTTGCCATATACGATACAATGCAGTATATAAAACCAAATATCTCAACGATGTGTGTTGGACAGGCAGCAAGTATGGGTGCATTACTCCTTGCAGGCGGCACAACTGGCAAGAGATTTGCATTACCTCATTCCAGGATACTTATACATCAGCCCCTTGGCGGTGCACAGGGGCAGGCAACAGATATAGGCATTCAGGCAAAGGAAATCCTGCGTATAAGGGAGCAGTTAAATACCATCCTTGCCAATCATACAAAACAGCCGGTTGATAGGATAAGTGTTGATACAGAAAGGGATTTTTTTATGACTAGCCAGCAGGCAAAAGATTATGGTATAATTGACACAATAATTGAGCAGAGGGTATGATAAAGATAACTCAAAAATCAAAAGCATGCCCCTGAAGGTAGTAATCAGGGGTCAAAACTCAAAAGTAAGGTGAAAAACTATTTTTTGATTTTTTTGTGCAGGAGATTATATGATGGACAATAGAAGAAAAGGTAATGGAAAAAATCTGACATGCTCATTCTGCGGCAAGAGTCAGGGTGAGGTTAAAAAACTCATAGCAGGTCATATGGTGTATATCTGCGATGAGTGCATTGAATTATGCAATGATATTATTGCAGAGGAATACCAGAAAGACCAGTTCAGTTATAAGGAATCAAAGTTACCGAAACCTTTAGAGATAAAAAAGATACTTGATGAATATATTGTTGGACAGGAAAAGGCTAAAAAGATACTTTCTGTGGCTGTCCATAATCACTATAAAAGGATTGAGAGTAAGGTAAGTCTTGATGGGATAGAACTTCAAAAGAGCAACATCCTTCTTCTGGGACCAACTGGTTCAGGCAAAACCCTTCTTGCACAGACCCTTGCAAAGATATTGAATGTCCCATTTACAATCGCTGATGCAACAACGCTTACAGAGGCAGGCTATGTAGGGGAGGATGTAGAAAATATTATATTGAATCTCCTCCAAAATGCTGATTATGATGTAGAAAGGGCGCAAAAGGGCATTATCTACATAGATGAGATAGACAAGATTTCAAGGAAGGGAGACAGCCCGTCAATAACCAGGGATGTCTCTGGAGAGGGTGTTCAGCAGGCACTCTTAAAAATCATTGAAGGGACAATGGCAAGTGTGCCTCCAAAGGGCGGCAGAAAACATCCCCAACAGGAATTTCTCCATGTGGATACAACAAACATCCTGTTTATATGCGGCGGGGCATTTTCAGGGCTTGAAAATGTTATACAACAGCGGCTTCAAAAAAAGGCGCTCGGATTTGGCGCTGATATAAAAAAGAATGGCAAACATATAAACGAGGTGCTTCATAATGCAGAGCCCCATGACCTTTTAAAGTATGGTCTCATACCTGAATTTGTTGGAAGACTGCCTGTTATTGCTGTATTGGATGAGTTGGATGAAAAGGCGCTGATAAGGATATTGACAGAACCGAGAAATTCCATTGTCAAACAATACCAGAAACTGTTTGACCTTGAGAATGTAAAACTGAAGTTTACGGATAGTTCCCTTACGGCTGCTGCCAGAGAGGCTATGAAGAGAAAGGCAGGCGCAAGAGGACTTAGGGCTATCCTTGAAAATTCAATGCTTGATATTATGTATGAACTCCCGTCTCAGGAAAATATAAGGGAATGTATCATCAACGAGGATGTTATAACAGGCAGCGGACTTCCGATTATTGTATATGAAAAAAAACAGGCAATAGGAGAGGAGTAAAATAGCGAGGTTTTTAATCGCTATTTTACGGAAGGGGTATAATATATGTTGTTTAAGGGAAGTAAAGAACAGGATGCTTCTCAAAAGGGAGGGGAGATTATGGTTTCCCTTATGCCACTGCGGGATATGGTAATTTTTCCATATATGGTTGTGCCTCTTTTTGTGGGAAGGGAAAAGTCTATAAATGCCCTTGATTTTGCTATGTCGCACGGCAAGGGCATTCTACTTTCTGCCCAGAAAAAGGCAAAGACTGATGAGCCATTAGAAGAGGATATATATGATGTAGGCACCCTTGCCTCAATCCTTCAACTTCTTAGGCTTCCTGACGGCACTGTAAAGGTGCTTGTAGAAGGCAAAAGGCGGGCAAGGATAAAGGGATTTCTCTCATCCAGAAACTGCTTTATGGTCAAGGCAGAAGAACTTGCTGAAGTAGTCGGTGACCCTCTTGAAACAGAGGCAATAACAAGGAATTGCTTCAGGGCATTTGAAACATATGTAAAGTTAAACAAAAATATACCCCCTGAAATGATAATGTCCGTATCTTCTATAGATGACCCATCCAGACTTGCAGATACAATTGCTGCTCATCTTTCAGTAAAGATATCTGACAAACAGGCTATCCTTGAGATTGAAAATACAGGACAGCGGCTGGAAAGATTATATACCATGCTGGAGGGTGAGATTGAAATACTTGAGATTGAACAAAGGGTAAAGACACGGGTGAAAAAACAGATGGAAAAATCCCAAAGGGAATACTACCTTGGGGAGCAGATGAAGGCAATACAAAAGGAACTTGGTGAAAAGGATGAGTTTAAGAATGAGATTACAGAACTTGAAGAGCAGATAAAGAATAAGAAGATGAGCAAGGAGGCTTCAAAGAAGACAAAACAAGAATTTAAAAAACTGAAACTCATGCCGCCTATGTCTGCAGAGGCAACGGTTGTGCGGAATTATATAGACTGGATACTTTCCCTTCCATGGGCAGAGGTTACAGAAGACAAAAAAGATATAGATGAGGCTGAAAAAATCCTTGAACAAGACCATTACGGACTCAAAAAGGTCAAGGAGAGGATACTGGAATATCTTGCTGTTCACAGCCTTGTGGATGAAATGAAGGGTCCTATACTTTGTTTTGTTGGTCCGCCAGGGGTTGGCAAGACATCGCTGGGGAGGAGCATTGCAAGGGCGATTGGAAGAAAATTTGTCCGCATATCCCTTGGTGGTGTAAAAGACGAGGCGGAAATCAGGGGACACAGAAGGACATATATAGGTTCAATGCCCGGCAAGATTATCCAGTCTTTAAAAAAGGCAGGTTCTAATAATCCTGTGTTTTTGCTTGATGAGGTTGACAAGATGTCAACAGACTTCAGGGGCGACCCAGCATCAGCACTCCTTGAGGTCCTTGACCCTGAGCAGAACCATACATTTGACGACCATTATCTTAACCTTGATTATGACCTCTCAAAAATCATGTTTATAACCACTGCAAACAGTTTAAATGGAATTCCATATCCACTCCTTGACAGGATGGAGATTATAAGGATTGCAGGTTATACAGAACAGGAAAAACTGCATATAGCAAAAAAATTCCTTGTACCAAAGCAGTTAAAGACACATGGACTAAAAGGGGATAATATAGCCATATCAGATGGCAGTATACTTAATATTATAAGACTGTATACCAGAGAGGCAGGTGTCAGGAACCTTGAAAGAGAGATTGCGTCTATTTGCAGGAAACTGGCAAAGACAGTGCTTAAAAAAGGGGGGGATACACATATAGATGTTAATCAGAGGGGTATTACAAAATACCTTGGCATTCCCAAATATCGCTATGGTATCGGCGAGGAAAAGGACGAAATCGGAGTTACTACAGGGCTTGCATGGACAGAGGTTGGCGGTGACCTCCTCTCAATAGAGGTTACATTCATGCCGGGTAAAGGGAAACTAACGATTACAGGCAAACTTGGGGATGTGATGCAGGAGTCTGCTCAGGCTGCCATGAGTTATATCCGTTCAAGGGCAGATGTGTTCGGACTTCCAAAGGATTTTTACCAGAATATAGATATACACATCCATGTCCCTGAGGGTGCTATACCAAAAGATGGTCCATCTGCCGGCATTGCAATGGCAACATCCATTGCCTCGGCACTTATAAAGATACCAGTTAGAAAAGATGTGGCAATGACAGGTGAAATCACACTTCGCGGCAAGATACTGCCAATAGGCGGATTAAAAGAAAAGATCCTTGCAGCCCACAGGGGAAATATAAAAACTATTCTTATACCAAAGGATAATGAAAAGGATGTAAAAGAGATACCTCAAAATATCCGCAAAGATATAGAGATAATACTTGTTGGGCATATGGATGATGTCCTTAAAAATGCACTGACTGTAGAAAAACCAGAAGATATATTTAAAAAGGACACGGGAAAAGGTGAGGTGTATGCAGGGGATGTTACCAAAGAGATTACAACAGACAATCAGATAGTTGTCACCCACTAATTGGGAGTTGATTTGATAGTAAGTTTAAACCCCTTGACATTGCATTATAATTATGAAAAACTAAAATAACTACTGCGGGGTGGAGCAGCTTGGTAGCTCGTCGGGCTCATAACCCGAAGGTCAGAGGTTCAAATCCTCTCCCCGCTACCATCTAAAAATTCTTTATTTTCCAATATATTAGAGGCTATCAGGGTCTTTCCACTGATGGTCTCTTTTCTTTTAACAGGACAGTGGTTTAAAGCCTGTCCCCTCTCATAATCAAAAGGTCTTCATCCATTGGTTGTTTTCATTTCCCGCAGCACTTCTTATATTTTTTCCCGCTCCCGCATGGGCATGGGTCATTTCTGCCGACCCTTGGGACAACATGAACTGGTTTTGGTTTTTCATCCCTGACCCCTGACCGCAAACGATTATCAATCGTTTGCCTCTTGACCCCTGTTTCCATTTCACCTCTGCCAAGAACAAACTGCTGTCTTCTCCTTGTCTCTAAACCTGCAACCTGTTCCTCGCTTGCAATCTGAACCTTAAAGAGCCTTTCAGTAATCTCTGCCTTCATCCTGTAAATCATGTCAGCAAAAAGGTCAAAGCCTTCTTTTTTGTATTCATTCAGTGGGTTCTTTTGTGCATATCCACGAAGCCCTATGCCTTCCTTAAGATGGTCCATTCCAAGGAGGTGGTCTTTCCATAGTGTATCAATAGTCTGAAGCATCACAACCTTTTCAAGATGAGAGAAGATTTCATCTCCTACAGCATCCGCCTTTTCTTTGTAGGATTTTTTTGCATTAATTGCAATTACATCAGCAAGTGCCTCTATTGTAGGAACCTCATCAATATTTAATTTCATGTGCATTGCAAACTGCTTTAATACCGCATCCTTTACTGCCTTTATATCCCATTCTTCAGGATGTGTCTTTTCATCTATATAGGTAAAGACAATATCGTCTGCAAGTTCATCAGTAAATTCCGTAACCAGTTCCCGCAAACCCTCTTGTTTAAGTATCTGCCTCCTGTAATTGTAAACAACAGTCCTCTGCTGGTTCATTACATCATCATATTCAAGAAGGTGTTTTCTTATATCAAAGTTATGCGCCTCAACCTTTTTCTGCGCATTTTCTATTGCCTTTGAAACAAGGCGGTGTTCAATCGGCACACCCTCTTCCATACCCAGTTTGTCCATTATGGATGAAATCCTCTCGGAACCGAATATCCTTAACAGGTCATCTTCCAGCGACATATAAAACCTTGACGAACCAGGGTCGCCCTGCCTTCCTGAACGTCCTCTTAACTGGTTGTCAATCCTTCTGGACTCATGCCTCTCTGTGCCTATGATATGCAGACCTCCAAGTTCAATGACCTTTTTCTTTTCTTTTTCACAAGTCTCTTTTGCTGATTCATATGCTGCCTTATATTCAGGTGTTGTGTCATCCTTGCCTGCCTTGCTATCAGCCATAAATCCGGGGTTGCCGCCCAAGATAATATCAGTGCCTCTGCCTGCCATATTAGTTGAGATGGTTATTGCCCCAAGCCTGCCTGCCTGCGCAATTATCTCTGCCTCTTTTTCGTGGTGTTTTGCATTCAGGACATGGTGTTTGACACCATGTTTTGAAAGAAGGGCTGAGAATTTCTCAGAGTTTTCTATTGATATTGTGCCAACAAGAACAGGTCTGCCTTCTGCATGCCATTCTTTTATCTCGTTTATAACAGCATTGAATTTTTCCTTTTTTGTCTTGTAAATAACATCAGGCTTGTCAAACCGTATCATTGGTTTATTAGGAGGCATGACCATAACCTCCAGTTTATATATTGCATGAAACTCTGCTGCCTCTGTGTCTGCTGTTCCTGTCATGCCTGCAAGTTTATTATACATCCTGAAATAGTTCTGGAATGTGATTGTTGCAAGGGTCTGGTTTTCATTCTCTATTTTTACATTTTCCTTTGCCTCTATTGCCTGATGAAGCCCGTCGCTCCACCTCCTGCCCGGCATGAGTCTTCCTGTAAACTCGTCAACAATTACCACCTGTCCGTCTTTTATCATGTAATCAACATCCCTTTGAAAAAGATGGTGCGCCCTAAGTCCCTGATTTACATGATGAAGGGTTTCAATATGTCTTGGGTCATAGAGGTTGTTAATGTTTAAAAGTCCCTCAACCTTTGCAACGCCGTCTTCTGCAAGCATAACCTGTTTGATTTTTTCATCTATTGTAAAATGTGTGTCCCGTTTCAGCCCCGGTATTATCCTGTTTATGGTATAGTATTTTTCTGTGGATTCCTCAGCAGTCCCAGAAATGATAAGCGGTGTCCTTGCCTCGTCAATCAAGATTGAGTCAACCTCGTCAACTATTGCAAAATTCAAATCCCTCTGCACATAGTCATTTATGTCAAACTTCATATTGTCTCTTAAGTAGTCAAAACCAAATTCATTATTTGTGCCGTATGTAATGTCAGCCCTGTAAGCCTCCTGTCTTGTGCATGGTCTTAAATGATAATGTCGGGCGTCTTTACCGGGGAATGCAGGGTCATAAAGAAAGGATTCGTCATGCTGGATAACTCCGACTGATAAACCGAGATGATGATATATAGGACCCATCCACTGGGCATCCCTTTTTGCAAGGTAGTCATTGACAGTAACAAGGTGGACGCCATTGCCTGTAAGGGCATTGAGATAAATCGGAAGTGTTGCAACAAGGGTCTTGCCTTCGCCTGTCTTCATCTCAGAAATCTTTCCATTGTGCAGAACCATACCACCGAGCAGCTGGACATCAAAATGCCTCATATTTACTTTTCTCTTTGATGTCTCCCGGACAACTGCAAAGGCTTCGGATAAGATGTCATCTAGGGTTTCACCATTTGACAGGCGGTCTTTGAATTTTGGGGTAAACTCTGAAAGTTCAGCATCAGTGAGCCCTGCGATTTGGGGTTCAAGGGAATTTATCTTCTCAACTAAGGGCTGAAGTTTTTTGAGTTCCCTTTCGTTTTTACTGCCAAAGATTTTCTTTAATAAGAGTCCAAGCACAAAATTATCTCCTTATGGAATAAATAACAGTTGAAAGTCAGCATTTTTATATCACACCAAAAGGCAATTATTCTACCTCAAAATAAAAAACCCTATCTGATGTTTAGTCAGACAGGGTTTTTGAAATATTCATATTTTTAAGGCGCTAATCCAGTATGTATTTATGGGGATTTACAGGAACTCCGTTCTCAAGTATCTCATAATGCAGATGCGGCCCTGTAGTTTTGCCTGTGTTGCCTACTGCGGCAATCTTGTCACCCCTTTTTACCCTTTTCCCAATACCAACATATATCTCAGAGAGATGCCCGTATTTGGTAATAATGCCGTAACCGTGATTTATCACAACATTTTTACCAAAGCCAGGGTCGTCCACCCTGTCAACCTTTAAGACAATGCCGTCACCAGGTGCAACAACAGGTGTGCCAACAGTATTGGATATATCTAATCCTTCATGCTTATCTTTTAAGCCTGTGAATGGCGAGGTGCGGTAACCAAAGCCCGATGTAATCCAGCCCTGGACGGGCATTATACTGGGTGTGGAGGCGAGTGTAGATGCCTGTTTTAACAGATGGGCATGCAGTTCATTGAAACTTTTTTCCTGTTTTTTAACCTCTTCACTAATGAGGCTCATATCTGCCTGCATCTGTTTTATGAGATCGTCTTTAGCGCCCTTTGTAGATGGTAATATATCTTCATGCGACGGTCCTCCGATACCAAGATACTGTCCCTGTCCAACTGGCGGCTCAAGATTGGTAATGATACGCAATTTTCTGTCAAACTGCCTTAATTTATTTATTTGCAGTTCCAGATCTGACATCTTTGTAGAAAAGGTTTGTAATTGCAGTTTCTGCTCAATATTTTCTTTCCTGAGAACCTGATCTTAATAAGATTTCAATTTGAGCCGGGTATAGTCGTATATAAAGAAGGAAACTGTCAAAAAAAGGATGGAAAAGGCAGATAAGACAACCCTTCTGTTTAAAATAGGGATTTTAAACTTTTTAATCTTTGAAGGGTTTTCTGGAACAATAAAAATATTAAAGGATTTTCTTTTCAAAATATGAGCCCCTTATCTGATATATTCAAACTGTAAACTGTAATTGTATTATTGCCATGACGAAATAGCATGAAATTTCTACTATTGTCAAGGGTTTTTTAATATTTTTTTTTTAACAAATCTCCTTTATCATCCCTGCCAGCAGCGGTACCATTATTTCGTGATGGCCTGTCAAAGTATATCCCCTGCCGCCTTCTTTTGTTGGTCTTTTCACCACATTTGTTAAAGGACGATAATGCTGGATAAAGTCCATGTTGACTGTGGTAAAGTCTTTAACATTATATCCAAGGTTTCTTACAAGTGTGAGCGCCTTTAGAAAGACCTCTGGCAGAAGAACAGCAGAGCCTATATTCAGATAAACCCCGCCCTCAAGATTTGCCACAACACCTGCAAAGAGTTTAAAGTCCCTCTGACTCCCTTCACCTGCTGCCTTTCCGTCCATCTGCGGATGGATATGGATTATATCTGTGCCGATTGCAACATGGACAGTTACAGGTATCCCAAGCCTTGCACCTGCTGCAAGGATGCTTAAATCCTTATACGGATACTTTGAATTTTTTATGAGTTCACCGACAGATTTCCCGATTCCCCATCCCTTTTTCACACCACTTTTTATGGCACTATTCAACAACTCACCTGTCTCCTTTGACATGCCGAATTCACCACTTCCAATCTCTGCATCCACATCCTCGCTTGTCATGCCTGCATAGGCAATCTCAAAGTCATGGACAATACATGCTCCGTTCATTGCAAGGGCATTTATAATACCCTGTTCCATTAAATCTATAATTATAGGTGATAAACCAACCTTAATTACATGGGCGCCAATTCCTACTGCAACAACATTGTTGTTTTTATGGGATTTGACAATCGCTGATGCAATCTCTCTTAAATTTTCTGCTGCCATGATATTTGGAAGGGAGTTTAGGAAATCATTGAAGGTACTGCCTTGTAAGATGGGTTTTGCAAAATCATTGATACTAACTTTGCTTTTTCTTGTTTTTAGAGAATATGTCCTAATCCCTTTTAATGAAATAGGTTTTAATCGTTTCAATCTTTATCCACCTCGTGAAAGATAATATGGTCAACCAGTTCGCATATAATGTGACTGACAGTTATATGAACCTCTTGTATGCGGGGGGTGCAGTCAGAATCCACATTTAAAAGTATATCCAGCATACCAGCCATCTTACCGCCGCCCTTGCCTGTAAGTCCTATGCTCTTTATATCCAAATCCCTTGCTACCTTTAATGCCTTTATTATATTTGTAGAATTACCGCTTGTTGAAATCGCAAGTATGACATCACCCTCTTTTCCTATTGCCTTTACCTGTTTTGAGAATATTTGAGAAAAATCATAGTCATTTCCAATACTGGTAATAACTGATGTATCTGTGGTAAGGGCGATAGCGGGTAATGGCGGCCTTTCTATCATAAATCTGTTTACAAATTCACCTGCTATATGCTGCGCATCTGCAGCACTCCCACCGTTCCCGCATATAAGGAGTTTGCAGTGGTTTTTGAATGCCTCTGCAACGAGTCTTGCAGCATCTATAATAAGGTTAGTATTGTGCTTGAAAAATGCCTCTTTTGTTTCGATACTTTCCCTGTAATTTCTTTTAATTATCTTTTCCATGCTGCATCCCTCTGTAAAAGTCGTGAATATTTATGAATGGAACATAGTCTGGTGCCCCCGAGACTATTCGAACGTCCGGCCAACAGATTAGGAATCTGCTGCTCTGTCCTGCTGAGCTACGGGGGCATGGATTTTGCTATTTAAAATCAATAGGTTGTATAGTTAAATTTTAAGCATATCGTGTTCTCTTTCTTCCTATGTGGGGAATATTAAACATTTACCACATCCTTGTCAAATATTTTTATTATGTAAAATTTTTCTTGACAGGGAAATAAAACTAGTCTATATTTATTCCAAGATTAGAATAATCCTAATTTAGGACGATATGCTATGAAAGAGTTAATCCAGAAATACAGAGGCAAGGGTCTTAAACTTACACCT includes:
- the gmhA gene encoding D-sedoheptulose 7-phosphate isomerase: MEKIIKRNYRESIETKEAFFKHNTNLIIDAARLVAEAFKNHCKLLICGNGGSAADAQHIAGEFVNRFMIERPPLPAIALTTDTSVITSIGNDYDFSQIFSKQVKAIGKEGDVILAISTSGNSTNIIKALKVARDLDIKSIGLTGKGGGKMAGMLDILLNVDSDCTPRIQEVHITVSHIICELVDHIIFHEVDKD